One Roseomonas gilardii subsp. gilardii genomic region harbors:
- a CDS encoding MFS transporter produces the protein MSAHPESPQGESTASSQPSRDWPAIGLICTGHFLSHFYMLCLAPLFPLWRDEFGVSYATLGLSLALMSGVTAALQTPVGFLVDRHGARSFLVGGTLLMALSISAMGFAPGFWAVLLLALLSGIGNSVIHPADYAILAGSVSGRRMGRAFSLHTFTGNLGFALAPVVVLALSDLIGWRAALILLGLLGVPVVAAILWQSRILVDQVKPRATRAAGQAGGNLLLSRPMLLFFAFFLLSSMATSGIQSFLIPVLGQIWGTPLEVASWALTGYMIGNSAGVLLGGWYADRSRRHLVFVVGLTLLSMALLLLLGALPLPEILQPIVVVAAGTALGASRTPRDVMVKEASPPGQIGKVFGFISSGLPLGSALIPVPVGMLLDAGYAVLVLPLVAVLLGLSLLCAGGGRGEVRREISVVAAE, from the coding sequence ATGTCCGCCCATCCGGAATCCCCGCAGGGGGAAAGCACCGCCTCCAGCCAGCCTTCCCGGGACTGGCCCGCCATCGGCCTGATCTGCACGGGGCATTTCCTGTCGCATTTCTACATGCTCTGCCTGGCGCCGCTGTTTCCGCTGTGGCGCGATGAATTCGGCGTCTCCTACGCCACGCTCGGCCTGTCGCTGGCGCTGATGAGCGGTGTCACCGCCGCCTTGCAGACACCGGTCGGCTTCCTGGTGGACCGGCACGGCGCCCGCTCCTTCCTGGTGGGCGGCACGCTGCTGATGGCGCTCTCGATCTCCGCCATGGGATTCGCCCCGGGCTTCTGGGCGGTGCTGCTGCTGGCGCTGCTGTCGGGCATCGGCAACAGCGTGATCCATCCGGCCGACTACGCCATCCTGGCGGGCAGCGTCAGCGGCCGCCGCATGGGCCGCGCCTTCTCGCTGCACACCTTCACCGGCAATCTCGGCTTCGCCCTGGCGCCGGTGGTGGTGCTGGCGCTGTCGGACCTCATCGGCTGGCGGGCCGCGCTGATCCTGCTCGGGCTGCTCGGCGTGCCGGTGGTGGCGGCGATCCTGTGGCAGTCCCGCATCCTGGTGGACCAGGTGAAGCCGCGGGCCACACGCGCCGCCGGACAGGCGGGCGGCAACCTGCTGCTGTCGCGGCCGATGCTGCTCTTCTTCGCCTTCTTCCTGCTCTCCTCCATGGCCACCTCCGGCATCCAGTCCTTTCTGATCCCGGTGCTGGGGCAGATCTGGGGCACGCCGCTGGAAGTCGCCTCCTGGGCGCTGACCGGATACATGATCGGCAATTCGGCCGGCGTGCTGCTGGGCGGGTGGTATGCCGACCGTTCGCGCCGGCATCTGGTCTTCGTGGTGGGCCTGACCCTGCTTTCCATGGCGCTGCTCCTCCTGCTCGGCGCCCTGCCGCTGCCGGAGATCCTGCAGCCCATCGTCGTGGTGGCCGCCGGCACGGCGCTCGGTGCCTCCCGCACCCCGCGCGACGTGATGGTGAAGGAAGCCTCGCCGCCCGGGCAGATCGGCAAGGTCTTCGGCTTCATCTCCTCCGGCCTGCCGCTGGGCAGCGCGCTGATCCCCGTGCCGGTGGGCATGCTGCTGGATGCCGGCTATGCCGTGCTGGTGCTGCCGCTGGTCGCGGTGCTGCTGGGCCTGTCGCTGCTCTGCGCCGGCGGCGGGCGCGGCGAGGTGCGCCGCGAGATCAGCGTGGTGGCGGCGGAATAG
- a CDS encoding putative bifunctional diguanylate cyclase/phosphodiesterase, translated as MAAPAPGGLVVEAMPWVAMVVSLLMLVGAWVGISAVRDLLLDSLRAEAKVIAQGMAGQVQQVLRSADNALSLLQSSLTAQESPPDNAALRRIMGCCEMLPGELGVFLRDPQGALIASTLRSPELERALGTLPAPPPPSSAVSPPPSRLIPLPPDRPPHFLALLRPPAASGQNSAGMILRASALLESFDGLLALHPSAVRLQQQGPIQAVLAQRGDPGLLNRIAGTRDTAATGMATNLANWGRQDWLTVTSPVPPFGVSVTVNLSTADTMRRWREISLAGLAALLVLAMAMTGISLALRRHGRARAATVRRLVEAERDLRLAHAVARIGEFSLDLVTRRITWSDGVHRLFRTDPRQPVRPLSWILDHLDPEGRKDVRQVWRRLLAEPERNLRSERRIRRADGTTAWCWIEFRLQRDAEGRPAAIRGVLQDITREREAEEQVRRLAEKDALTGLANRWRLQTHLEESLDAARETGQRVGVLYLDLDGFKSINDRWGHRAGDQLLLQVAERIQGAVRPGDLVARLGGDEFVVVQSGLPEDAARAAETIQRLATRLITLLRRSYDLGDGREGIVSASAGLALFPTDAADASGLLECADTALYRTKLAGRNGWSSFSFEMDREIRDARSLEQDLRQAVPQGQLELAWQPQAALDPPGETREAEAPPRIVGFEALLRWRHPERGLLSPDVFIPSAERSGTILEIGEWVLRTACAEAARWSRPLRLAVNVSPVQVQQGDLVAVVHRALRDAGLPPERLELEVTEGLLLRDVGQVQSTLSALRAMGVGITLDDFGTGYSSLMTLRAFPFGRLKLDRGFIATMTEDATSAAIVRGTLALAHSLGLPVTAEGVETEEQSRALRAEGCEEIQGWLIGRPLPIERWHSLTGADSGAVPEAGPEGTDDTAPS; from the coding sequence ATGGCGGCCCCCGCCCCCGGCGGCCTGGTGGTGGAGGCCATGCCCTGGGTGGCCATGGTCGTCTCGCTGCTCATGCTGGTGGGCGCCTGGGTGGGGATCAGCGCGGTCCGTGACCTGTTGCTGGACAGCCTGCGGGCGGAGGCCAAGGTCATCGCGCAGGGCATGGCGGGGCAGGTCCAGCAGGTCCTGCGCAGCGCGGACAATGCCCTCTCCCTCCTGCAATCCAGCCTGACGGCGCAGGAATCACCGCCGGACAACGCCGCGCTGCGGCGGATCATGGGCTGCTGCGAGATGCTGCCGGGGGAGCTCGGGGTCTTCCTGCGGGACCCGCAGGGCGCCCTGATCGCCTCGACCCTCCGCTCCCCGGAGCTGGAACGCGCCCTCGGCACCCTGCCTGCCCCTCCGCCTCCCTCCTCGGCCGTGTCGCCCCCCCCGTCCCGGCTCATCCCCCTGCCACCGGACCGGCCGCCCCATTTCCTCGCGCTGCTGCGGCCGCCCGCTGCTTCCGGCCAGAACAGCGCGGGGATGATCCTGCGGGCCTCGGCACTGCTGGAATCCTTCGACGGGCTCCTGGCCCTCCACCCCTCCGCAGTCAGGCTGCAACAGCAGGGGCCGATCCAGGCCGTGCTGGCGCAGCGGGGCGATCCCGGCCTGCTGAACCGGATCGCCGGCACGCGCGACACCGCTGCGACCGGTATGGCCACCAACCTGGCGAACTGGGGCAGGCAGGACTGGTTGACGGTCACCAGCCCGGTGCCGCCCTTCGGGGTCAGCGTCACCGTCAACCTGTCCACGGCGGATACGATGCGCCGTTGGCGGGAGATCAGCCTGGCCGGCCTGGCCGCCCTGCTGGTGCTGGCCATGGCCATGACCGGCATCTCGCTGGCCCTGCGGCGCCATGGCCGGGCGCGCGCCGCCACGGTGCGGCGGCTCGTGGAGGCGGAACGGGATCTCCGCCTCGCCCATGCCGTGGCGCGGATCGGGGAGTTCTCGCTCGATCTCGTGACGCGCCGCATCACCTGGAGCGACGGGGTGCACCGGCTGTTCCGCACCGATCCCCGGCAGCCCGTCCGCCCGCTCTCCTGGATCCTCGACCATCTCGACCCCGAGGGCCGCAAGGATGTGCGGCAGGTCTGGCGCCGCCTGCTAGCGGAACCGGAGCGCAACCTCCGCAGCGAAAGGCGCATCCGCCGCGCCGACGGCACCACCGCCTGGTGCTGGATCGAGTTCCGCCTGCAACGCGATGCGGAGGGCCGTCCGGCCGCCATCCGCGGCGTGCTGCAGGACATCACGCGGGAGCGGGAGGCCGAGGAGCAGGTCCGCCGGCTGGCGGAGAAGGACGCCCTGACCGGCCTCGCCAACCGCTGGCGCCTGCAGACGCATCTGGAGGAAAGCCTCGACGCGGCGCGCGAGACGGGGCAGCGGGTCGGGGTGCTCTATCTGGACCTGGACGGGTTCAAGAGCATCAATGACCGCTGGGGCCACCGGGCCGGGGACCAGTTGCTGCTGCAGGTGGCCGAGCGCATCCAGGGCGCCGTACGCCCCGGGGATCTGGTGGCGCGGCTGGGCGGGGACGAGTTCGTGGTCGTGCAGTCCGGCCTACCGGAGGATGCGGCCCGCGCCGCCGAGACGATCCAGCGCCTCGCCACCCGGCTGATCACCCTGCTGCGCCGCAGCTACGACCTCGGCGACGGGCGGGAGGGCATCGTCTCCGCCTCGGCCGGGCTCGCGCTTTTCCCGACGGATGCGGCGGATGCCAGCGGGCTGCTGGAATGCGCCGACACCGCCCTCTACCGCACCAAGCTCGCCGGGCGGAACGGCTGGTCCAGCTTCTCCTTCGAGATGGACCGCGAGATCCGCGACGCCCGCTCGCTGGAGCAGGATCTGCGGCAGGCCGTGCCGCAGGGGCAGTTGGAGCTCGCCTGGCAGCCGCAGGCGGCGCTCGATCCGCCCGGCGAAACCAGGGAAGCGGAGGCACCGCCGCGGATCGTCGGCTTCGAGGCGCTGCTGCGCTGGCGCCATCCGGAGCGCGGCCTGCTCTCCCCGGATGTCTTCATCCCTTCCGCCGAGCGTTCGGGCACCATCCTGGAGATCGGCGAATGGGTGCTCCGCACCGCCTGCGCCGAGGCCGCCCGCTGGAGCCGCCCACTCCGACTCGCGGTGAACGTGTCCCCGGTGCAGGTGCAGCAGGGGGATCTCGTGGCCGTGGTCCACCGCGCGCTGCGCGATGCCGGCCTGCCGCCCGAACGGCTGGAGCTGGAGGTCACCGAGGGCCTGCTGCTGCGCGATGTCGGACAGGTGCAGAGCACGCTGAGCGCGCTGCGCGCCATGGGCGTGGGGATCACCCTGGACGATTTCGGCACGGGCTATTCCTCGCTGATGACACTGCGCGCCTTCCCCTTCGGCCGGCTGAAGCTCGACCGCGGCTTCATCGCCACCATGACCGAGGATGCGACCTCCGCGGCTATCGTGCGCGGCACCCTGGCCCTGGCCCACAGCCTCGGCCTGCCCGTCACAGCCGAGGGGGTGGAGACGGAGGAACAGAGCCGTGCCCTGCGCGCCGAGGGCTGCGAGGAGATCCAGGGCTGGCTGATCGGCCGCCCCCTGCCGATCGAACGCTGGCACTCGCTGACCGGGGCGGATTCCGGCGCGGTGCCGGAGGCGGGACCGGAAGGGACGGACGATACGGCGCCAAGTTGA
- a CDS encoding DUF2076 domain-containing protein — protein sequence MTEEERRIITDYVTRVSGAEAQAPRPASPWGGSVPSTRAPSNLPPVDPEADRLIQDLFSRYPEARYRITQTAFVQEAALVQAQNRIQQLEWELDNTRRQAAAAQAQGGSRGGLFGGMFGGGQRPPMPAQPMSPPPQPMTMPNGYAPQQMLQPGRGGSGFLGTALTTAAGVAGGMVLGNALMGMFSGHEAHAANVVDDATGGAFGQDAVATPASSPWTDPAGQNDAYGAQDTGWGQNDAASSQDSGWGQDDATGYDTNDSGSYDDEI from the coding sequence ATGACCGAGGAAGAGCGTCGCATCATCACGGACTACGTCACGCGCGTTTCGGGGGCCGAGGCCCAGGCACCGCGCCCGGCCAGCCCGTGGGGCGGCAGCGTGCCCTCGACCCGGGCGCCCTCCAACCTCCCGCCCGTGGACCCGGAGGCGGACCGGCTGATCCAGGACCTGTTCAGCCGCTATCCCGAGGCGCGCTACCGGATCACCCAGACGGCCTTCGTGCAGGAGGCCGCGCTGGTGCAGGCGCAGAACCGTATCCAGCAGCTGGAATGGGAACTCGACAACACCCGCCGACAGGCGGCGGCGGCACAGGCCCAGGGCGGGAGCCGGGGCGGGCTGTTCGGCGGCATGTTCGGCGGCGGCCAGCGCCCGCCGATGCCGGCCCAGCCGATGTCACCCCCGCCGCAGCCCATGACCATGCCGAACGGCTATGCGCCGCAGCAGATGCTGCAGCCGGGCCGCGGCGGCTCGGGCTTCCTGGGCACCGCCCTGACCACGGCGGCCGGCGTGGCGGGCGGCATGGTCCTGGGCAATGCGCTGATGGGCATGTTCTCCGGCCATGAGGCGCATGCGGCCAATGTGGTGGACGACGCCACCGGCGGCGCCTTCGGCCAGGATGCCGTGGCCACCCCGGCCTCCTCTCCCTGGACGGACCCGGCCGGGCAGAACGACGCCTATGGCGCCCAGGACACGGGCTGGGGCCAAAATGACGCGGCTTCGTCACAAGATTCCGGTTGGGGACAGGATGACGCCACCGGCTATGATACGAACGATTCAGGAAGCTATGATGACGAAATCTGA
- a CDS encoding ABC transporter substrate-binding protein has product MHRRSFLASTAGLASAPLLAGLPRPALAQAGAARRLRFVPSVDLSTIDPLWSAAVVAYTHGYMVWDTLYGLTLDQQPRPQMCEGHTLSEDRRVWTFTLREGLLFHDGEPVRAVDCVTSLRRWMEKDPFGQSIAAILAEAKALDDRRFQLALSKPFSLLLFAIAARSVFVMPERIAKTPASQQIKEVIGSGPYRFLADEWQTGAHAGYARFDRYRPREEAPDMMSGGKQAHFDRIDWITQPDPATAAAALQRGEVDWVERPLLDLLPMLRQSAGVKTDKLDVFGALGILRFNQLLPPFDNPKLRQALLPGISQEEVVAAAVGEEKAYGNVPVGFFPVGSPMANDAGLTVLSGPRNLARARQLVKEAGYKGERIVMMAPSDLAQIMAASQVMLDQLTKMGLNIDFQVMDWGTMLSRMAKKDPIDQGGWNCFVTTWASLSVATPGSSYPLRAAGASSWAGWPDDPKLEALRGQWMDAPDTATAQAICREIQQAAFVSLPYIPIGQWTSASAYRDTLSGTLKAPYALFWNVRKNA; this is encoded by the coding sequence ATGCACCGCCGCAGTTTCCTCGCCTCCACCGCCGGTCTGGCTTCCGCTCCCCTGCTGGCCGGCCTCCCACGCCCCGCGCTGGCGCAGGCCGGCGCGGCTCGCCGGCTCCGCTTCGTGCCCTCGGTGGACCTGTCCACCATCGACCCGCTCTGGAGCGCGGCGGTGGTGGCCTATACCCATGGCTACATGGTCTGGGACACGCTCTACGGCCTGACCCTGGACCAGCAGCCCCGGCCGCAGATGTGCGAGGGGCATACGCTCTCGGAGGACCGGCGTGTCTGGACCTTCACCCTGCGCGAGGGCCTGCTTTTCCATGACGGGGAGCCGGTGCGGGCAGTGGATTGCGTCACCTCGCTGCGCCGCTGGATGGAGAAGGACCCCTTCGGCCAGAGCATCGCCGCCATCCTGGCCGAGGCGAAGGCCCTCGACGACCGGCGCTTCCAGCTCGCGCTGAGCAAGCCCTTCAGCCTGCTGCTCTTCGCCATCGCCGCGCGCAGCGTCTTCGTCATGCCCGAGCGGATCGCGAAGACCCCCGCCAGCCAGCAGATCAAGGAGGTGATCGGCAGTGGCCCCTACCGCTTCCTGGCCGATGAGTGGCAGACGGGCGCGCATGCGGGCTATGCCCGCTTCGACCGCTACCGGCCCCGCGAGGAGGCGCCGGACATGATGAGCGGCGGCAAGCAGGCACATTTCGACCGGATCGACTGGATCACCCAGCCCGACCCGGCCACCGCCGCCGCGGCCCTGCAACGGGGCGAGGTGGACTGGGTGGAGCGCCCGCTGCTCGACCTGCTGCCGATGCTGCGGCAAAGCGCGGGGGTGAAGACGGACAAGCTCGACGTCTTCGGCGCCCTGGGCATCCTGCGCTTCAACCAGCTCCTGCCGCCCTTCGACAACCCGAAGCTGCGTCAGGCCCTGCTGCCCGGGATCAGCCAGGAGGAGGTGGTGGCCGCCGCCGTGGGCGAGGAGAAGGCCTATGGCAACGTCCCGGTCGGCTTCTTCCCCGTGGGCAGTCCGATGGCCAACGATGCCGGGCTCACCGTGCTCAGCGGGCCGCGCAACCTCGCCCGCGCCCGGCAGCTGGTGAAGGAGGCGGGCTACAAGGGCGAGCGGATCGTGATGATGGCCCCCTCCGACCTCGCGCAGATCATGGCCGCCAGCCAGGTGATGCTGGACCAGCTCACCAAGATGGGCCTGAACATCGACTTCCAGGTGATGGACTGGGGCACCATGCTGTCCCGCATGGCGAAGAAGGACCCGATCGACCAGGGCGGCTGGAACTGCTTCGTCACCACCTGGGCCTCGCTCTCCGTGGCCACGCCGGGCAGTTCCTATCCGCTGCGCGCCGCCGGGGCTTCCTCCTGGGCCGGCTGGCCGGACGATCCGAAGCTGGAGGCCTTGCGCGGCCAGTGGATGGATGCGCCCGACACCGCCACCGCCCAGGCGATCTGCCGCGAGATCCAGCAGGCGGCCTTCGTGTCCCTGCCCTATATTCCCATCGGCCAGTGGACCTCGGCCTCGGCCTATCGCGACACGCTGTCGGGCACGCTCAAGGCCCCCTACGCGCTGTTCTGGAACGTCCGGAAGAACGCCTGA
- a CDS encoding GNAT family N-acetyltransferase produces the protein MAITVERADYGDPVQAGAIARLMEEYALDPMGGGKPLPEGVAERLAAELARRPQALTLLAYARGEAAGLLNAFEGFSTFAGRPLLNLHDVVVARRFRGQGISRLLLAEAERIARERGCCKITLEVLEGNQAARAAYEKAGFGAYVLDPTAGRALFWQKPL, from the coding sequence ATGGCCATCACCGTGGAGCGGGCGGATTACGGAGACCCGGTCCAGGCCGGAGCGATTGCCCGCCTGATGGAGGAATACGCCCTGGACCCGATGGGGGGCGGCAAGCCCCTGCCGGAGGGTGTCGCGGAGCGTCTCGCCGCGGAACTGGCCCGGCGGCCCCAGGCCCTGACCCTGCTGGCCTATGCCAGGGGCGAGGCGGCGGGGCTGCTGAACGCCTTCGAAGGTTTCTCCACCTTCGCCGGCCGGCCCCTGCTGAACCTGCACGATGTGGTGGTGGCCCGCCGCTTCCGGGGGCAGGGGATCAGCCGCCTGCTGCTGGCCGAGGCCGAGCGGATCGCGCGGGAGCGGGGCTGCTGCAAGATCACGCTGGAGGTGCTGGAAGGGAACCAAGCGGCCCGGGCTGCCTATGAGAAGGCCGGCTTCGGCGCCTATGTGCTGGACCCCACCGCCGGCCGGGCGCTGTTCTGGCAGAAGCCGCTATAG
- a CDS encoding glycoside hydrolase — protein MPAERLNSVSFAPFRTGDSPLRGIFPGAAEVEKDMRLIAPRVRGIRTYASIEGDYDVAAIAARNGLKLWQGAWLSGMLANNEREVARLIESANRHPETVERVVVGNEVLLRRDLPPAVLIGYLDRVRAAVRQPVTYADVWEFWQQFPEVAKHVDIVTIHILPYWEDEPLDVEAAIAHTRDIVHRMRALFPGKPIAIGEVGWPSAGRWREGAVPSTVSQARFLREFAALSREEGFDYNVIEAFDQVWKYKSEGTVGAAWGLWTAGRQPKFALSGPVRENALWGWYAGAAALLGLGLLAATARAFPAAPRAPLALLAMALGNALAFAWCGGVPYAFDEHLMLAVTVNLAGQALLAALLLRRAGQVLSGLPVEMPRNGAQATATVRAALRGRLRWRDWRGFAFDDLSFVFLWTAMVLQLLLLFDPRYRDFPFPTFAVPLVAVLARAWLRDLPLRGGGWAEAWAGGTLALAALASAWREGPQNLQALGWTACALGLAAPALLRLIRRVEVPGRKPIPAPARAD, from the coding sequence ATGCCGGCGGAGCGGCTGAACAGCGTCTCCTTCGCTCCCTTCCGCACCGGGGACAGCCCCCTGCGCGGGATCTTCCCCGGCGCGGCGGAGGTCGAGAAGGACATGCGCCTGATCGCCCCGCGTGTCCGGGGCATCCGCACCTATGCCAGCATCGAGGGCGACTACGACGTGGCCGCCATCGCCGCGCGCAACGGGCTGAAGCTCTGGCAGGGCGCCTGGCTGAGCGGCATGCTGGCGAACAACGAGCGCGAGGTGGCGCGGCTGATCGAGAGCGCCAACCGGCATCCGGAAACGGTGGAGCGCGTGGTGGTGGGCAACGAGGTGCTGCTGCGCCGCGACCTGCCGCCCGCCGTGCTCATCGGCTATCTCGACCGCGTGCGGGCCGCCGTGCGGCAGCCCGTGACCTATGCCGATGTCTGGGAGTTCTGGCAGCAGTTCCCGGAGGTGGCAAAGCATGTGGACATCGTCACCATCCATATCCTGCCTTACTGGGAGGACGAGCCGCTCGATGTCGAGGCGGCGATCGCCCATACCCGCGACATCGTGCACCGCATGCGCGCGCTCTTCCCCGGCAAGCCCATCGCCATCGGCGAGGTCGGCTGGCCCAGCGCCGGGCGCTGGCGCGAGGGGGCGGTGCCCTCCACGGTGAGCCAGGCGCGCTTCCTGCGGGAATTCGCGGCGCTGAGCCGGGAGGAGGGCTTCGACTACAACGTCATCGAGGCCTTCGACCAGGTCTGGAAGTACAAGAGCGAAGGCACGGTCGGGGCCGCCTGGGGCCTCTGGACCGCCGGCCGGCAACCGAAATTCGCGCTCTCCGGCCCGGTGCGGGAGAATGCGCTCTGGGGCTGGTATGCCGGGGCGGCGGCGCTGCTGGGCCTTGGGCTCCTCGCCGCCACCGCGCGTGCCTTTCCCGCGGCGCCGCGCGCGCCGCTGGCACTGCTGGCCATGGCGCTGGGCAATGCGCTGGCCTTCGCCTGGTGCGGCGGCGTGCCCTATGCCTTCGACGAGCACCTGATGCTGGCGGTCACGGTGAACCTCGCCGGGCAGGCGCTGCTGGCGGCGCTGCTGCTGCGCCGGGCCGGGCAGGTCCTGTCCGGCCTGCCGGTGGAGATGCCCCGCAACGGCGCGCAGGCGACGGCCACGGTGCGGGCCGCGCTGCGCGGGAGGCTGCGATGGCGGGACTGGCGCGGCTTCGCCTTCGACGACCTGTCCTTCGTCTTCCTCTGGACGGCGATGGTGCTGCAACTGCTGCTGCTCTTCGACCCGCGCTACCGCGACTTCCCCTTCCCCACCTTCGCCGTGCCGCTGGTCGCGGTCCTCGCCCGGGCCTGGCTGCGCGACCTGCCCCTGCGCGGCGGCGGCTGGGCGGAAGCCTGGGCGGGTGGCACCCTGGCCCTGGCGGCGCTGGCCAGCGCGTGGCGCGAGGGGCCGCAGAACCTTCAGGCGCTGGGCTGGACGGCCTGCGCCCTGGGCCTCGCTGCCCCGGCCCTGCTGCGCCTGATCCGGCGCGTGGAGGTGCCGGGCCGGAAACCCATCCCCGCCCCGGCCAGGGCGGACTGA
- a CDS encoding CoA-binding protein: protein MGVDGMSDEALRDLLLRTRRIAVVGASDKPGRPSNGVFRFLLDRGYDAVPVNPLLAGRALHGVASVAGLEEAAPLDLVDVFRRSEDAGAVVDEAIRLGARAVWLQLGIVDQAAAERARAAGLLCVMDRCPAIEWGRLGLPPRISGAAPG from the coding sequence ATGGGCGTGGATGGGATGAGCGACGAGGCCTTGCGCGACCTGCTGCTGCGCACCCGGCGGATCGCGGTGGTGGGCGCCTCGGACAAGCCGGGCCGGCCCTCGAACGGCGTGTTCCGCTTCCTGCTCGACCGGGGCTACGACGCGGTGCCGGTCAATCCCCTGCTGGCGGGCCGCGCGCTGCATGGCGTGGCCTCCGTGGCGGGGCTGGAGGAGGCCGCGCCCCTCGACCTCGTGGATGTCTTCCGGCGCTCGGAGGATGCCGGCGCCGTGGTGGACGAGGCGATCCGGCTCGGTGCCCGGGCGGTCTGGCTGCAACTGGGTATCGTGGACCAGGCGGCGGCGGAACGGGCGCGCGCGGCCGGTCTGCTTTGCGTCATGGACCGCTGCCCGGCGATCGAATGGGGCCGGCTGGGCCTGCCGCCGCGGATCTCCGGCGCGGCGCCCGGCTGA